In Halorhabdus rudnickae, the following proteins share a genomic window:
- a CDS encoding HEAT repeat domain-containing protein: MSLFQLEREGDVQELIRLLRESDNDDVRQRAASILGEFDDHQDRRDIVSALVRAAREDDTGAVTAAAVDSLDDLGGDAIEALIEDMAGADFDAESAEWVRAKAFINALEADVPELRMAAANGLGQFGDNDAIEPLVARFEDDDPRVRARAARACGSIGDPRAVSALEELLTDPTVVVRREAAEALGQIGNRQALGALLDMYDDPSERVRRIAVGAFGNFENASPVDALVAALSDESAIVRRTAVYSLIELLANVPTEKSHEIRETIVDRLSETDDESVVVPLVEIIEEGTQAAQRRNTAWLLGRVVTDADERVVDALVETLADDDQMTAQFAATSLAQLEDDRVEERLLDVVTDTDQPTNARTQAIFTLGKVGGDRARETLDTLLDETDEEEVRKRAFSAISKLGGRL; this comes from the coding sequence ATGTCACTCTTCCAATTAGAGCGAGAGGGCGACGTTCAGGAACTTATCAGATTACTCCGTGAGAGCGACAACGACGACGTCCGACAGCGTGCAGCGTCGATCCTGGGAGAGTTCGACGACCACCAGGATCGCCGAGACATCGTCAGTGCGCTCGTCCGGGCTGCCCGAGAGGACGACACCGGTGCGGTGACCGCGGCAGCCGTCGACTCGCTGGACGACCTCGGCGGGGACGCGATCGAGGCACTGATCGAGGATATGGCCGGGGCTGATTTCGACGCTGAGAGTGCCGAGTGGGTGCGCGCAAAGGCGTTCATCAACGCTCTGGAGGCCGACGTGCCGGAACTCCGGATGGCCGCCGCCAACGGACTCGGCCAGTTCGGCGACAACGACGCGATCGAGCCGCTGGTGGCTCGCTTCGAGGACGACGATCCCCGCGTCCGGGCGCGGGCAGCACGGGCCTGTGGATCGATCGGGGATCCGCGCGCTGTGAGCGCACTAGAAGAGTTGCTCACTGATCCGACAGTCGTGGTGCGCCGGGAGGCCGCCGAAGCACTGGGGCAAATCGGCAATCGGCAAGCTCTGGGGGCGTTGCTGGACATGTACGACGACCCCTCCGAGCGCGTCCGGCGGATCGCCGTCGGCGCGTTCGGCAACTTCGAGAACGCCTCGCCGGTCGATGCGCTAGTGGCGGCCCTCTCGGACGAATCGGCGATCGTCCGTCGGACAGCGGTGTACTCGCTCATCGAATTGCTCGCGAACGTCCCGACCGAAAAGAGCCACGAAATCAGAGAGACGATCGTCGATCGGTTGAGCGAGACCGACGACGAGAGTGTCGTCGTGCCGCTGGTCGAGATCATCGAGGAAGGGACACAGGCCGCCCAGCGGCGCAATACGGCGTGGTTGCTGGGACGGGTCGTTACTGACGCCGACGAGCGGGTGGTCGATGCACTCGTCGAAACACTCGCCGACGACGATCAGATGACCGCCCAGTTCGCGGCGACAAGCCTCGCCCAGCTTGAGGACGACCGCGTCGAGGAGCGACTGCTCGATGTCGTCACGGACACGGATCAGCCCACGAATGCCCGGACGCAGGCGATCTTCACGCTGGGCAAAGTCGGCGGCGATCGCGCCCGAGAGACACTCGATACACTCTTAGACGAGACCGACGAGGAAGAGGTCCGTAAACGGGCCTTCTCGGCGATTTCGAAACTCGGGGGTCGACTATGA